A region from the Pseudomonas sp. KU26590 genome encodes:
- a CDS encoding methyl-accepting chemotaxis protein: MQRSLRQTIELISGSSTQLASAAEELSAVTEESSRGLQQQNNEIEQAATAVNEMTAAVEEVARNAVSTSEASTQSNQTARQGRDRVVETVKSIEDMAQRLQATSGLVEGLAAQGRDIGKVLDVIRSIAEQTNLLALNAAIEAARAGEAGRGFAVVADEVRALADRTAQSTTEIEQMVAGIQTRTGDAVQSMAHNTDSTRTTLSLASSAGDALELITEAIAQINERNLVIASASEQQAQVSREVDRNLVNIRDLAAQTAAGANQTSAASHELSRLAVDLKAMVARFVI; encoded by the coding sequence ATGCAGCGTAGCCTGCGCCAGACCATCGAGTTGATTTCCGGCTCGTCCACGCAGCTGGCGTCGGCGGCTGAAGAGCTGAGCGCGGTGACAGAAGAGTCCTCACGCGGTTTGCAGCAGCAGAACAACGAAATTGAGCAGGCGGCAACGGCGGTCAACGAGATGACGGCGGCGGTCGAGGAAGTCGCGCGCAACGCGGTGTCGACGTCCGAAGCGTCAACGCAGTCGAACCAGACCGCGCGTCAGGGCCGTGATCGGGTGGTCGAGACGGTCAAGTCAATTGAGGACATGGCCCAACGGCTCCAGGCCACGTCCGGATTGGTCGAAGGCCTGGCGGCCCAGGGTCGTGACATTGGCAAGGTGCTGGACGTGATTCGTTCGATCGCCGAGCAGACCAACCTGTTGGCACTCAACGCCGCCATCGAAGCCGCTCGTGCGGGGGAGGCGGGTCGCGGGTTTGCCGTGGTCGCCGACGAAGTCCGCGCGCTGGCCGACCGCACGGCGCAATCGACCACGGAAATCGAACAGATGGTCGCCGGCATTCAGACCCGCACCGGCGACGCCGTGCAATCAATGGCACACAACACCGACAGCACCCGCACCACGCTGAGCCTGGCGAGTTCCGCGGGCGATGCACTGGAGTTGATTACCGAAGCCATTGCGCAGATCAACGAACGCAACCTGGTGATCGCCAGTGCATCGGAACAACAGGCGCAGGTGTCGAGGGAAGTGGACCGCAATCTGGTCAACATCCGCGACCTCGCCGCGCAAACGGCGGCGGGCGCTAACCAGACCAGCGCGGCCAGCCATGAGCTGTCACGACTGGCGGTGGACCTGAAAGCCATGGTGGCGCGGTTTGTGATTTAA
- a CDS encoding DUF1652 domain-containing protein, with amino-acid sequence MNKVTFPNACQLMRWHFHPVGFEANMDAPGSMVARLFDRASGETVIAIAAIPCATVMNAADVERIIEAIELEVETFIPRRSLYLNRA; translated from the coding sequence ATGAACAAAGTCACGTTCCCGAACGCCTGCCAGCTGATGCGCTGGCATTTTCATCCGGTGGGCTTCGAAGCCAACATGGATGCGCCCGGCAGCATGGTGGCCCGTCTTTTTGACCGGGCCAGCGGCGAGACCGTCATTGCCATCGCCGCCATCCCCTGCGCCACCGTGATGAATGCGGCAGACGTGGAACGCATCATTGAGGCCATTGAGCTGGAGGTCGAAACCTTCATTCCGAGGCGCTCTCTGTACCTCAATCGGGCCTGA
- a CDS encoding UvrD-helicase domain-containing protein has product MARMMGGGLSRMQAQHVPSWHQGHADGYLNGHAEGMNEGYAEGHLDGIEAGRQVLVIRDTRPLEHRSPRVDDHLFDDWRLPLTNELKKRIKADVAEKLPAHAQPTAAQWKMIFSDTPSTYVIAGAGAGKSTSLVLRVLLLNHYLGFELDSMTVVTFTRESRKDFINKLIEIMALWGHELTPRQAREVVRTFHSRILPLVRSLPGFEQLQAFENLSSQSGQLFDDSADSNPFDLRINDAQRQQMNLCYRDLYAANPRFREVMAPLYRQSLQLKELDRDHPDVQKRITVMGLSSKRDEELCDVIEDLWIRAGAWPIQGVEPMRQTVEVSGLTFHVHGYAAELDAWIVLGFDPSEDQHLRRPDAKLPVWAEWVIKRTLFQAFCRKPVIWLENYQASRGMMQSLSGAAVAGPGFDYKVKGELSAAPLLDCFVAAASFIENLGLDVPDAVAQMSFSDQDPDRFFFEALSLFWKAFENHLLEQSPPVMTYNRMFSLFGENSPENLKLVSDAGLRPLSHLMIDEFQDVSPQIVSWIRASLREIRSRGPALHVGRGAQRSSLLCVGDDWQSIYGWRGSSPKFFMEFAKEFSSPSTTKVMLSDNFRSHQHIIDAAEHIVRAAPAISGKKARASGPEQELMPVTVLDRDDDRLLASLTEHYQAGDSVLLLYRKGSERSRLPQALQDLADADYRLPPQDRRLKQLTYHSAKGLQADAVFLLGDCQHLTQSPYKNQVYQLAGLGREGDLEAFDNAQKDEVLRLAYVAITRAVRHCYWFIDAAGNDDGNNPRASARVAGDKAFFDDRRGAASLGAPVDEGSRTGQNAQSLRPD; this is encoded by the coding sequence ATGGCCCGCATGATGGGTGGCGGCTTGTCGCGCATGCAGGCGCAGCACGTGCCGTCCTGGCACCAGGGCCACGCCGATGGATACCTCAACGGCCATGCCGAGGGCATGAACGAGGGTTACGCCGAGGGTCATCTGGATGGCATCGAAGCAGGCCGTCAGGTGCTGGTCATCCGCGACACCCGGCCCCTTGAGCACCGCAGTCCGAGGGTTGACGATCACCTGTTCGACGACTGGCGCCTGCCACTGACTAACGAGCTGAAGAAGCGGATCAAGGCAGACGTCGCCGAGAAACTGCCCGCCCACGCGCAACCCACCGCCGCCCAGTGGAAGATGATTTTCAGCGACACCCCGTCGACCTACGTGATCGCTGGCGCTGGCGCGGGCAAGTCGACCTCGCTGGTGTTGCGGGTGCTGCTGCTCAACCACTACCTGGGCTTTGAGCTGGACTCGATGACCGTGGTGACCTTCACCCGCGAGTCGCGCAAGGACTTCATCAACAAGCTCATCGAGATCATGGCGCTGTGGGGCCATGAGCTGACCCCGCGTCAGGCCCGCGAGGTGGTGCGCACCTTCCACTCGCGGATCCTGCCGCTGGTGCGCAGCCTCCCGGGTTTCGAGCAATTGCAGGCGTTCGAGAACCTCAGCAGCCAGTCCGGCCAGCTGTTCGACGACAGTGCCGACAGCAACCCTTTCGACCTGCGCATCAATGACGCGCAACGCCAGCAGATGAACCTCTGCTACCGCGATCTGTACGCCGCCAATCCGCGCTTTCGCGAAGTCATGGCGCCCTTGTACCGGCAGTCCCTGCAACTGAAAGAGCTGGACCGCGATCACCCGGACGTGCAGAAGCGCATCACTGTGATGGGCCTGTCGTCCAAGCGCGACGAGGAGCTGTGTGACGTTATCGAAGACCTGTGGATTCGGGCCGGCGCGTGGCCGATTCAGGGCGTCGAGCCGATGCGCCAGACCGTCGAGGTCAGCGGCCTGACCTTCCATGTCCACGGTTATGCGGCCGAGCTGGATGCCTGGATCGTCCTTGGCTTCGACCCGAGCGAGGACCAGCACCTGCGCCGCCCGGACGCCAAGCTGCCGGTGTGGGCCGAGTGGGTGATCAAGCGCACGCTGTTCCAGGCGTTCTGCCGCAAGCCGGTCATCTGGCTGGAAAACTACCAGGCCTCGCGGGGCATGATGCAGTCATTGTCCGGCGCGGCAGTGGCGGGCCCGGGGTTCGATTACAAAGTCAAAGGCGAGCTGAGCGCGGCGCCCCTGCTGGACTGTTTCGTGGCTGCGGCCAGCTTCATCGAAAACCTCGGGCTGGACGTGCCGGACGCCGTAGCGCAGATGAGCTTTTCCGATCAGGACCCTGACCGGTTTTTCTTCGAAGCGCTGAGCCTGTTCTGGAAGGCCTTCGAGAATCACCTGCTGGAGCAATCGCCGCCGGTGATGACCTACAACCGGATGTTCTCGCTGTTCGGCGAAAACTCCCCGGAGAACCTGAAGCTGGTCAGCGATGCAGGGCTGCGACCGCTGTCGCATTTGATGATCGATGAGTTTCAGGACGTCTCGCCGCAAATCGTCTCGTGGATCCGCGCCAGTCTGCGCGAGATCCGCAGTCGCGGCCCGGCGCTGCATGTCGGTCGTGGAGCGCAGCGTTCATCGCTGCTGTGCGTGGGCGATGACTGGCAGTCGATCTACGGCTGGCGGGGCAGTTCGCCGAAGTTCTTCATGGAGTTTGCCAAGGAGTTTTCCTCGCCATCGACCACCAAGGTCATGCTCAGCGACAACTTCCGCAGCCACCAGCACATCATCGACGCCGCCGAACACATCGTTCGCGCCGCGCCGGCGATCAGCGGCAAGAAAGCCCGCGCCAGCGGCCCGGAGCAGGAGCTGATGCCGGTGACCGTGCTGGACCGCGATGACGACCGATTGCTGGCCAGCCTGACCGAGCATTACCAGGCCGGCGACTCCGTGCTGCTGCTGTACCGCAAAGGCAGCGAACGCAGCCGCTTGCCGCAAGCGCTGCAGGATCTCGCCGATGCCGATTACAGGCTCCCGCCCCAGGATCGTCGCCTGAAGCAACTGACCTATCACAGCGCGAAGGGCCTACAGGCCGACGCGGTGTTTCTGCTCGGTGACTGTCAGCATCTGACGCAATCGCCCTACAAGAATCAGGTCTATCAGCTGGCGGGTCTGGGGCGGGAAGGGGATCTGGAAGCGTTCGACAATGCGCAGAAAGATGAGGTGTTGCGCCTGGCCTATGTGGCCATCACCCGCGCCGTTCGCCACTGTTACTGGTTCATCGACGCTGCGGGCAATGACGATGGGAATAACCCGCGCGCCTCGGCGCGGGTTGCAGGAGACAAGGCATTTTTCGATGATCGCCGAGGGGCCGCTTCACTTGGCGCACCCGTGGATGAGGGCAGTCGAACAGGGCAGAACGCCCAGTCGCTCAGGCCCGATTGA
- a CDS encoding pirin family protein, whose product MLQLRPFKSLGGADHGWLNAHHHFSFASYYDESRMNWGQLRVWNDDVIEAGTGFPRHPHRDMEIITYVREGAITHEDSLGNRGRTEAGDVQVMSAGTGVAHSEYNLESKETRIFQIWIMPDEVGAPPSWGAKPFPKGDREGFVTLASGKADDDIELRIRANARLVAANLKAGETAEYVLDAGRRAYMVPATGVVEVNGVRAEARDGVAVEDERVLRVTALEDSEIVLVDVA is encoded by the coding sequence ATGCTGCAACTTCGACCTTTTAAATCCCTAGGCGGCGCAGACCACGGTTGGCTGAACGCCCATCACCATTTCTCGTTTGCCAGTTACTACGACGAGAGCCGCATGAACTGGGGCCAGCTGCGTGTGTGGAACGATGACGTAATCGAAGCCGGCACGGGCTTTCCGCGTCATCCGCACCGGGACATGGAGATCATTACTTATGTGCGTGAGGGCGCCATTACTCACGAGGACAGCCTGGGTAACCGTGGCCGTACCGAAGCGGGCGATGTGCAGGTGATGAGTGCCGGCACGGGTGTGGCCCACAGTGAATACAATCTGGAGTCGAAGGAGACGCGGATTTTCCAGATCTGGATCATGCCGGACGAGGTCGGTGCTCCGCCGTCCTGGGGTGCCAAGCCGTTCCCGAAAGGCGACCGCGAAGGCTTTGTGACGCTGGCGAGCGGCAAGGCGGACGATGATATCGAGCTGCGGATTCGGGCGAATGCCCGGTTGGTGGCGGCGAATCTGAAGGCCGGTGAGACGGCTGAATACGTACTGGATGCGGGCCGCCGGGCTTATATGGTGCCTGCGACAGGCGTTGTCGAGGTCAACGGCGTTCGTGCTGAAGCGCGCGATGGTGTGGCGGTTGAAGATGAGCGTGTGTTGCGGGTGACGGCCCTCGAAGACAGCGAGATCGTCCTCGTGGATGTGGCTTGA
- the pgm gene encoding phosphoglucomutase (alpha-D-glucose-1,6-bisphosphate-dependent), with translation MSISPFAGKLAPAELLVDLPRLVTAYYTGQPDASVATQRVAFGTSGHRGSSFELSFNEWHVLAISQAICLYRQANGIDGPLFLGADTHALSTPAAASALEVLAANGVNVMISEGDEYTPTPAISHAIICYNRGRTTGLADGIVITPSHNPPESGGFKYNPPNGGPADSHITKWIENKANQLLAERIVNVQRITYEKALRADTTHRHDYINTYVADLKNVIDMDAIRGANLHLGVDPLGGAGVNYWSAIGEHYGLNLEVVNKFVDPTFRFMSVDWDGKIRMDPSSNFAMQSLIGLKDRFQVAFACDPDHDRHGIVTPTGGLLAPNNYLAVSIDYLFQNRPEWRADAAVGKTVVSSGMIDRVSQRLGRRLYEVPVGFKFFAEGLFEGSLGFGGEESAGASFLRRDGTVWTTDKDGLIPALLAAEIRARKGRDPSEMYKSLTDELGEPVSTRVEAKANFEQKALLSKLSPEQVTSTELAGEKIESILSKAPGNDQAIGGLKVITENGWFAARPSGTEDIYKIYAESFKGEDHLKRLVAEAQVLVDGAIAP, from the coding sequence ATGAGTATCAGTCCATTCGCGGGCAAACTGGCGCCTGCAGAATTGCTGGTCGATCTTCCTCGTCTGGTGACGGCCTATTACACCGGTCAGCCCGACGCGTCGGTGGCGACCCAGCGTGTTGCCTTCGGTACCTCCGGGCACCGCGGCAGCTCCTTTGAATTGAGTTTCAACGAGTGGCACGTGCTGGCCATCAGTCAGGCGATCTGCCTGTACCGCCAGGCCAACGGTATCGACGGGCCGCTGTTCCTCGGCGCTGACACCCACGCCCTGTCAACCCCGGCGGCCGCTTCGGCGCTGGAAGTGCTGGCGGCCAACGGCGTCAACGTGATGATTTCCGAGGGTGACGAGTACACCCCGACGCCGGCGATCTCCCACGCCATCATCTGCTACAACCGCGGGCGCACCACGGGCCTGGCCGACGGCATCGTCATCACGCCTTCGCACAACCCGCCGGAGAGTGGCGGCTTCAAGTACAACCCGCCCAACGGCGGCCCGGCTGATTCGCACATCACCAAGTGGATCGAGAACAAAGCCAACCAATTGCTCGCCGAGCGCATCGTCAACGTCCAGCGCATCACCTACGAGAAAGCCCTGCGCGCCGACACCACCCATCGCCACGACTACATCAACACCTACGTGGCGGACCTGAAAAACGTCATCGACATGGACGCCATTCGTGGCGCCAACCTGCACTTGGGCGTTGATCCGCTGGGTGGGGCGGGCGTGAATTACTGGTCGGCGATCGGTGAGCACTACGGCCTGAATCTGGAAGTGGTGAACAAGTTCGTCGACCCGACTTTCCGCTTCATGAGCGTGGACTGGGACGGCAAGATCCGCATGGACCCGTCGTCCAACTTCGCGATGCAGAGCCTGATCGGTTTGAAGGATCGCTTCCAGGTGGCCTTCGCCTGCGACCCGGACCACGATCGCCACGGCATCGTCACGCCGACCGGCGGCCTGTTGGCGCCGAACAACTATCTGGCGGTGTCCATCGATTACCTGTTCCAGAACCGTCCTGAATGGCGTGCGGATGCCGCTGTCGGCAAGACGGTGGTCAGCAGCGGCATGATTGATCGTGTGTCCCAGCGTCTGGGCCGCCGCCTGTATGAAGTGCCGGTGGGCTTCAAGTTCTTCGCCGAAGGCTTGTTCGAGGGTTCGCTGGGCTTTGGCGGTGAGGAAAGCGCCGGTGCGTCGTTCCTGCGTCGTGACGGGACGGTCTGGACGACGGACAAGGATGGTTTGATCCCGGCATTGCTGGCAGCGGAAATCCGCGCGCGCAAGGGCCGTGACCCGAGCGAGATGTACAAGTCGTTGACCGATGAGTTGGGCGAGCCGGTGTCGACCCGGGTCGAGGCGAAGGCCAACTTCGAGCAGAAGGCGCTGTTGAGCAAGCTGTCGCCGGAGCAGGTGACGTCCACTGAGCTGGCGGGGGAGAAGATCGAAAGTATCCTGAGCAAGGCGCCGGGCAACGATCAGGCGATTGGTGGCCTGAAGGTCATTACCGAGAACGGCTGGTTTGCCGCGCGGCCGTCGGGGACTGAGGATATCTACAAGATCTATGCCGAGAGCTTCAAGGGCGAGGATCACCTCAAGCGTCTGGTGGCTGAGGCGCAAGTGCTCGTGGACGGCGCTATAGCGCCTTGA
- a CDS encoding ATP-dependent DNA helicase, producing MAAVDPETGYRVAVRELCEFTAKAGDLDLRFTPSPTAQEGIAGHRTVAARRGPQYQAEVALSGVFHELKIRGRADGYDAALNQLEEIKTYRGDLSSMPANHRQLHWAQAKVYGWLLCQQLQLAEVNLALVYFNIISEQETLIQQRFTAAELQAFFETQAGIFLQWARQELAHRDARDHALSALKFPHADFRTGQRALAESVYKAVSTGRCLMAQAPTGIGKTIGTVFPMLKAAPTRKLDKVFFLTAKTPGRKLALDALSVIGRSAPELNLRVLEMVARDKACEYPDKACNGDSCPLAKGFYDRLPAARSEAMTKPWLDQAGVREVALGHQVCPYYLSQELARWSDVVIADYNYYFDLSGMLFGLSQFNQWRVAVLVDEAHNMVERARSMYSATLDQHSMNQVRQSAPEPVKKALQRLNRDWNALHKEQVAPYQAYAATPAKFLNSLNLCITAFGDYFNEHSHAANGELQSFYFEAIQFGRIAELFDEHFLFDISKRELGSKSLSRLCLRNVVPAGFVRPRLTAAISAVLFSATLNPRHFYRDLLGLPDTTAWVDVESPFQRSQLDVEIVSRISTRYTHRQASLAPIVELMARQFEARPGNYLAFFSSFDYLQQVAELMERSHPDVPVWKQSRGMAEAERQAFLERFTPASQGIGFAVLGGAFGEGIDLPGARLIGAFIATLGLAQINPVNEQLKQRMSLLFAAGYDYTYLYPGMQKVVQAAGRVIRGLDDRGVVVLIDDRFAERKIQQLLPAWWQL from the coding sequence GTGGCGGCTGTCGATCCGGAGACGGGGTATCGGGTCGCGGTGCGGGAGTTGTGTGAGTTCACGGCAAAGGCGGGGGATCTGGATTTGCGGTTTACGCCGTCGCCCACGGCGCAGGAAGGGATTGCCGGGCATCGGACGGTGGCGGCGCGGCGGGGGCCGCAGTATCAGGCCGAGGTGGCGTTGAGCGGGGTTTTTCATGAGCTGAAGATTCGGGGCAGGGCAGATGGCTACGATGCTGCGCTGAACCAGCTCGAGGAGATCAAGACCTATCGCGGCGATCTGAGCAGCATGCCCGCCAACCACCGGCAGCTGCACTGGGCCCAGGCGAAGGTCTATGGCTGGCTGCTTTGCCAACAGTTGCAGTTGGCCGAGGTCAATCTTGCGCTGGTGTATTTCAACATCATCAGTGAGCAGGAGACGCTCATTCAGCAGCGTTTCACGGCGGCCGAGTTACAGGCGTTCTTCGAAACTCAGGCAGGGATCTTTCTGCAGTGGGCGCGGCAGGAACTGGCCCACCGCGATGCCCGCGACCACGCGCTGAGCGCTCTGAAGTTCCCCCACGCCGATTTCCGTACCGGGCAGCGGGCGTTGGCCGAGTCGGTGTACAAGGCGGTCAGCACCGGGCGCTGTTTGATGGCTCAGGCGCCCACCGGCATCGGCAAGACCATCGGCACGGTGTTCCCGATGCTCAAAGCCGCGCCGACGCGCAAACTGGACAAGGTGTTCTTTCTCACTGCGAAGACGCCCGGACGCAAGCTGGCGCTGGATGCCTTGAGCGTGATTGGGCGGAGTGCTCCGGAGCTGAACCTGCGGGTGCTGGAAATGGTTGCCCGGGACAAGGCCTGCGAATACCCGGACAAGGCCTGCAACGGGGATTCATGCCCGCTCGCCAAAGGTTTTTACGACCGGCTACCGGCCGCACGCAGCGAGGCAATGACCAAGCCGTGGCTCGATCAGGCGGGCGTGCGTGAGGTGGCGCTGGGTCATCAGGTCTGTCCGTATTACCTGAGCCAGGAACTGGCGCGCTGGTCGGACGTGGTGATCGCCGATTACAACTACTATTTCGACCTCAGCGGCATGCTGTTCGGGCTCAGTCAGTTCAATCAGTGGCGCGTCGCCGTGCTGGTGGACGAGGCGCACAACATGGTTGAACGGGCGCGGTCGATGTACAGCGCGACCCTGGATCAGCACAGCATGAACCAGGTGCGGCAGAGTGCGCCGGAGCCGGTGAAAAAAGCCTTGCAGCGGCTCAACCGCGACTGGAATGCCCTGCACAAGGAACAAGTCGCCCCTTACCAGGCCTACGCCGCCACACCGGCCAAATTTCTCAACAGCCTCAATTTGTGCATCACGGCGTTCGGCGACTATTTCAACGAGCACTCCCACGCGGCCAACGGCGAGCTGCAAAGCTTCTATTTCGAGGCGATCCAGTTCGGTCGTATTGCCGAGCTGTTCGACGAGCACTTCCTGTTCGATATCAGTAAGCGTGAGCTGGGCAGCAAGTCGCTGTCCCGGCTGTGCCTGCGCAACGTCGTGCCGGCCGGTTTTGTGCGTCCGCGCCTGACGGCCGCGATCAGCGCGGTGCTGTTCTCCGCGACCCTCAATCCACGGCATTTCTACCGGGACTTGCTGGGCCTGCCCGACACCACGGCGTGGGTCGATGTCGAGTCGCCGTTTCAACGCTCGCAGCTGGACGTCGAGATCGTCAGCCGCATTTCCACCCGCTACACCCACCGGCAGGCGTCGCTGGCGCCCATCGTCGAGTTGATGGCGCGGCAGTTCGAGGCGCGACCGGGCAATTATCTGGCGTTCTTCAGTAGCTTCGATTACCTGCAGCAAGTGGCCGAGTTGATGGAGCGCAGCCACCCTGATGTGCCGGTGTGGAAGCAGTCCCGGGGCATGGCGGAGGCCGAACGGCAGGCGTTTCTGGAGCGCTTTACGCCGGCCAGCCAAGGCATCGGTTTTGCGGTGCTGGGCGGGGCGTTCGGCGAGGGAATCGACTTGCCGGGCGCGCGATTGATCGGGGCGTTCATCGCCACCCTGGGTCTGGCGCAGATCAACCCGGTCAATGAGCAACTTAAACAGCGGATGAGTCTGTTGTTTGCCGCCGGTTACGACTACACCTATCTCTACCCCGGCATGCAGAAAGTGGTGCAGGCGGCCGGCCGAGTGATTCGGGGTCTGGACGATCGCGGCGTGGTGGTGTTGATCGACGATCGTTTCGCCGAGCGCAAGATTCAGCAGCTCTTGCCGGCATGGTGGCAGCTGTGA